CCGAAATGGGGGGTATCGAGTTTCTCAGAGAATTAAAGAGAATGGACTCCCCGGTCCGCACCATAGTTATTAGCGCGTATGCTGATATAGCGTCGGTGGTTCAGGCCATGAAGCTAGGGGCAGAGGACTTTATTACAAAGCCCTTCCGTGATGAAAAGTTGAGAGAGGATATTCGTCTCTTTTTTTCTCTATCCGAAAAGCCTCAAGGTAAGGTTTTTAGGGAAAGGATCGTAGGGGAGAGTCCCCAGATCCGAGAAGTCTGGAAGTTGATTGAAAAGTTTGCCCCCTCGGACATCAGCATCCTTTTAGCGGGGGAGAGCGGTACGGGAAAGGAGATCTTCGCCCGGTCCATTCACGAGATGAGCAAAAGAAGCGCAGGGCCTTTCATCCCGGTTGACTGTGCTACGCTTCCGGAGTCTCTGGTAGAGAGTGAGCTTTTCGGCCATGAGAAGGGAGCTTTTACCGGGGCCGACGCAAGAAAGCCAGGCTGGTTTGAGACCGCCCATAGAGGAACCTTATTCCTGGATGAGTTGGGAAACCTCTCCTCACCTATTCAGGCCAAGCTTCTCAGGGCCTTGCAGGAATCCACCATTTCTCCGATCGGCTCAAGGATTCATAAATCAGTGGACGTGAGGGTGGTCTCGGCAACCAATATCGATCTCGAACGGGCAGTCTCTGAGGGCGGCTTTCGCGGCGATCTCTACTACCGCTTGGGCGCCGTGTCAATTTTTATTCCGCCCCTGCGTGAAAGAGAAGGGGATGTCGCTCTCTTGGCCCGACACTTTGTGAGGCTCTATAGCGCGAAATATGGAAATGAGATAGCTGGAATTAACGATCTTGCAATGGCGCTTTTATGCGCCTATTCCTGGCCCGGCAATGTAAGAGAGCTGGAGAACGTCATCAAATCGGCCGTCCTCCTCGCCGAGGAGCAAATTACAACTGACGATCTCCCTCCCTATTTTCGCAGGGTGGCTGTGAGTGCGGGAGCAGGAGCCGAAGCGGGGCAAGGTGAATTTAGCTTTATAGCGAGGATGGATTTAAGTTCGGGAGGAAGAATCGATTTAAAAAAGATCCGCGAACAGGCTGCGGCGGAAGCAGAGAGGAGCATCCTGAAGGATCTGTTAAAAAATTCCTCTCTCAAAAAGTCCGATCTGGCAAAACAGCTCGGTGTGGACAGAAAGACCCTCAGGGCCAAGATGCGTAGACTCGGGATCTCACTTAAACGAGGGGGAGATTAGGTGGTTACAGGCAAGCCAAGGATTCTCGTGGTCGATGACCATTCTGATAGTCGTCTCATTGTGGTGTTGGCGATGGAGACGTGGGGGTACGAGGTGGTAGAGGCCCGTGATGGCAAGGAGGCGATGGCCCAGCTTGAGGGCGGTAATTTCGACCTTGTGGTTTTAGATCTTGCTATGCCGTTTATGAGCGGTGTGGATGTGGGACGGTCAATGAGGACTGATCCACGAACGAAAGACATTCCGATCCTGGCGGTCACGGCCCTTGATAGCAGCGTCAGCCGCAAAAGGTGTTTCGAGGCTGGGTTTAACGACTTCTTAGCTAAGCCTTTTCCAATGGCCGAGCTTAAGGCCAAAGTCGAGACCCTTCTCGGTCGAGCAGTTCGCCAATAATGGGGCATCGAGACCCCATTGGGTAATCTCCCTCCCAACTTTTCCCTTCCATCTATTCCCTTAGGTCCTGATTATTCCCTGTCATT
This sequence is a window from Deltaproteobacteria bacterium. Protein-coding genes within it:
- a CDS encoding sigma-54-dependent Fis family transcriptional regulator translates to MKQKTILVVDDEPDCHRLLHRILDEEYQVKGAFSAREGLNQLRTFRPDLIILDLKMAEMGGIEFLRELKRMDSPVRTIVISAYADIASVVQAMKLGAEDFITKPFRDEKLREDIRLFFSLSEKPQGKVFRERIVGESPQIREVWKLIEKFAPSDISILLAGESGTGKEIFARSIHEMSKRSAGPFIPVDCATLPESLVESELFGHEKGAFTGADARKPGWFETAHRGTLFLDELGNLSSPIQAKLLRALQESTISPIGSRIHKSVDVRVVSATNIDLERAVSEGGFRGDLYYRLGAVSIFIPPLREREGDVALLARHFVRLYSAKYGNEIAGINDLAMALLCAYSWPGNVRELENVIKSAVLLAEEQITTDDLPPYFRRVAVSAGAGAEAGQGEFSFIARMDLSSGGRIDLKKIREQAAAEAERSILKDLLKNSSLKKSDLAKQLGVDRKTLRAKMRRLGISLKRGGD
- a CDS encoding response regulator, which translates into the protein MVTGKPRILVVDDHSDSRLIVVLAMETWGYEVVEARDGKEAMAQLEGGNFDLVVLDLAMPFMSGVDVGRSMRTDPRTKDIPILAVTALDSSVSRKRCFEAGFNDFLAKPFPMAELKAKVETLLGRAVRQ